From a single Solenopsis invicta isolate M01_SB chromosome 4, UNIL_Sinv_3.0, whole genome shotgun sequence genomic region:
- the LOC105203714 gene encoding SCAN domain-containing protein 3-like codes for MTQFDGESKKLIQPVLEHEKKIKYYVHNEQVFDIIHMAHLETGHGGKHKLENNIKTKYVNITREVIHIYLELCLICKKKKTHLKKGVVVKPLIFKEINHRAQVDLIDMQTSKDGEYKFILNYQEHLTKFVCLRPLKTKTAVEVAYNLVDIFCIIGCPSVLQSDNGREFCNSVIEELKSMWPDLKIVHGKPRHSESQGSVERANRDVQDILIAWMEENNLTKWSQGLRFCQWKKNTSWHSAIKQTPYEAMFGRKAHVGLRSSHLPLSVINDIVTEEELERIIDSTEIHDNGSSETTNNTPITEEVRENIDFFENVNSASVVLICSICEKGDGDIYHCTECKVPVHNFCCELPTENSNVLCHNCTVKRDLISNKNKAIDGIQEQAKRMLRMSEKKFPSAEVGTSVTIPLPSVDRNKGDPKNIIGVILEVTEDGLYKIGTKSGILSSLYSRNQFGICNEMFLSSTDVPQCEMSLRSINADQSAFGSQGYIKCSCKIKCTTNRCINSVHLAQLSPQRFDNVDIAHLKPGKVSNEITVADIATAGWAVLTLPTSNRAMSANKAF; via the exons ATGACTCAATTTGACG GTGAGTCTAAGAAACTTATTCAGCCTGTGTTGGAACATGAGAAGAAGATTAAGTATTACGTACATAACGAACAAGTTTTTGACATTATTCATATGGCACATCTGGAAACTGGACATGGTGGAAAACATAAGttggaaaacaatattaaaacaaagtacGTAAATATAACAAGAGAAGTGATTCATATCTATCTTGAGCTTTGTCtcatctgtaaaaaaaagaaaacccaTCTCAAAAAAGGTGTTGTAGTAAAGCctttgatatttaaagaaattaatcacCGAGCACAAGTAGACCTAATCGACATGCAAACGAGCAAGGAcggagaatataaatttattttaaattatcaagaacACTTAACTAAATTTGTGTGTCTTCGCCCGCTAAAGACCAAGACTGCTGTAGAGGTCGCTTATAATCTTGTAgacatattttgcattattggtTGTCCATCCGTCTTACAATCAGACAATGGAAGAGAGTTTTGTAATAGCGTTAtcgaagaattaaaaagtatgtGGCCTGATCTTAAAATAGTGCACGGTAAACCGAGACATTCTGAGAGTCAGGGTAGTGTTGAACGTGCAAACCGAGATGTACAAGACATACTTATTGCCTGGATGGAGGAAAACAATTTGACTAAATGGTCTCAAGGATTACGTTTCTGTCAATGGAAAAAGAATACCAGTTGGCATTCTGCAATCAAACAAACACCATATGAGGCAATGTTTGGTAGAAAGGCTCACGTTGGTCTTCGATCATCTCATTTACCATTGTCCGTAATAAATGATATAGTAACAGAAGAAGAATTAGAACGCATAATTGATTCAACTGAAATACATGACAACGGATCATCTGAGACTACCAATAATACACCTATTACTGAAGAAGTTCgcgaaaacattgatttttttgaaaatgtaaattctgCGTCGGTTGTTCTAATATGTTCTATTTGTGAGAAAGGAGATGGCGACATATATCACTGCACAGAATGCAAGGTGCCTGTTCATAATTTTTGCTGTGAGTTACCAACAGAGAACTCTAACGTTTTATGTCATAATTGCACAGTCAAACGCGATCTCATTTCTAACAAAAACAAAGCGATAGACGGTATTCAGGAACAAGCTAAAAGAATGTTGCGCATGAGCGAGAAAAAATTTCCATCTGCTGAAGTTGGTACATCTGTAACCATTCCACTACCAAGTGTTGATCGTAATAAAGGTGAtccgaaaaatattataggagTCATATTAGAAGTGACAGAAGATGGATTGTACAAAATCGGCACCAAGAGTGGCATTTTATCTTCTCTTTATTCTCGAAATCAGTTCGGTATTTGTAACGAAATGTTTCTATCTTCAACAGATGTACCACAGTGTGAAATGTCACTACGTAGTATCAATGCTGATCAATCAGCGTTTGGATCTCAGGGCTATATTAAATGTAGCTGCAAAATTAAATGCACAACAAACCGTT GTATTAATTCCGTTCATCTAGCGCAGCTTAGCCCACAGAGATTTGACAATGTCGACATTGCCCACTTGAAACCGGGCAAAGTCAGCAATGAAATAACAGTTGCTGACATTGCCACCGCTGGATGGGCAGTGTTGACTTTGCCCACATCAAATCGGGCAATGTCcgctaataaagcattttaa